TACCGTTGTACTTCCCATGGCGACCGTATCGGGCGGTCCAACACAGGTACAAGTGCTACCAACGGTTGCTGAGGGCATCCCACCGATGATAACGGTGGGTGCTCCTGGGCTTACTACTGGGCCACCCACATGAGGTACTGTGCCGGTGACCATTGGGCATACGTGCATATCACCAATACGGGAAGCTGGCTTACCCATAGTTTATCCCTCAACCCTACCGTTTCCGCCTCGTGCTAGATCGAGACCTTGCTCCATATAGCGCATGAACCTTTTGTTTGGATCGACTGGGTCAGATAGCACGGCAGCAAGGGTAACACTGCCTGCGACTGCATGAGCATAAAGGTGTTCTGGCGGCTCTACTACCGGCTCACCTTCGGCTGCTAAGCTGCCATGACACCAACTCGCTGCAGTAGCCGCCCAGCTCGCTGGAGTTTTATGTTTTGTTTTATCGCCGAATAGTTTGCAGCGTAAGCGGGCTTCTTCACTGGGCTTTTTGGCCCAAGTCTCTGCTGCATTAAGCGCATTCACATTGTCATCGTCAGTTTGAGGGCCTTGGATATCTCGGGCCGCGAGGCAAGCCCACCACACGGCTTCCCGCTTTGGTAGGCCATGAGCAAGCAACTTGATCGCGTCTGGAAATAGGCCTGCTTCCACAAGGCGGTTTATGCTGACTTCTGGTGCTGTATCCGGTACCAGATGATCTTCTGCCTCGTCACTAACTTCAAAATTCTTAAGTAGCTCATCTGCGGTGAGAGCTTCTACTTTAATGAGGTCTGTCATTGGAATATCCCCATCAGTTAATCATGGTTACGCCGCCTTTCAGGGTCAGCATCCCGCCACCTTTAACTTCTGCAGTAGCGTCGCCCTTACAGGAAAGCATTGTTCCTTTGATGGTGATACCAGCTGGAGTCAGTTTAATACTGCTACCGCCGACTTTTAATTCAATGGATGCTTTGGAGGAAATCTTAATTGCACCCATTGCATCAGTAGTTTGAGAACCTTTACTGACCTTGAGTGTGTGATTTCCTGACCCGATAGTTACAACTTGATTGCCTTTACTGACATTG
This DNA window, taken from Microbulbifer sp. MKSA007, encodes the following:
- a CDS encoding PAAR domain-containing protein, which encodes MGKPASRIGDMHVCPMVTGTVPHVGGPVVSPGAPTVIIGGMPSATVGSTCTCVGPPDTVAMGSTTVMLQKKPAARMGDTTGHGGKIVIGCPTVLIGG